The sequence CCGCGCTGCGCGACCCCTTGACCAGGATGCGGTCGCCCGGCGCCGTGTGCGCCAGCACCCAGGCGGCGGCCTCGTCGACCGACGCGCAATAATGGGCGGTGCCTCCCGCCGCGTCAAAACCTTGACCCAGGGGTCGGGCCTGTTCGCCCACCGCCACGAGCACCGGCACGCCCGCTTCGTGCAGGGCCGCGCCGGTCTCCCGGTGCAGGGTCGCGGCGTCCGGACCGAGCTCGGCCATGTGCCCGAGGACCGCCACCGCCGCGCCGCCGCCGGGCAGCGCGAGCAGGGCGCGGCCCGCAGCGACCATGCTGCCCGGGTTGGCGTTGTAGGCGTCGTCGAGCACGGTGCGCCCGGCCAGGGTGGTCACGGCGCCGCGGTGGGGGCTGGCGGCGAAGGCCCCGAGGCCGCGGCGCAGGTCGTCGTCGGCCAGGCCCAGGCCGCGGGCGGCCAGGATCGCGGCCGCCAGGTTGCAGCCGTTGTGCTCGCCGGGCAGGGGCACCGGCCAGTCGGCGCCGTCCAGGGTCAGCACCGGGCCCTCGGCGCCGGTGCGCCAGGACCAGCGGTGGTCGCCCGCCGTCCGGCCGAGGGTCGCCACCGGCGAGCGGGCGCGCGCGCACCAGGCCTCGAAGCCGGGACTGTCGGCGTTGAGCACCGCCAGGCCGTCGGCGGGCAGATGGTCGAGCAGTTCGCCCTTGCCCGTGATGATGTCCGCCAGCGATCCGAATTCGGCCAGGTGCGCCGGCGAGGCGTTGGTGATGACCCCCACCCGGG comes from bacterium and encodes:
- a CDS encoding UDP-N-acetylmuramoyl-tripeptide--D-alanyl-D-alanine ligase gives rise to the protein RFAPAWLARGGAVLTDLTDGDDPLVGQPAAAGAAVLLSARPREALAALASAWRAALPVAVAGVTGTNGKTTTKDLLAALLGGGGPTWATAGNFNNDLGLPVTLLGLRPEHRFAVIEMGASAVGDIDRLAGLARPRVGVITNASPAHLAEFGSLADIITGKGELLDHLPADGLAVLNADSPGFEAWCARARSPVATLGRTAGDHRWSWRTGAEGPVLTLDGADWPVPLPGEHNGCNLAAAILAARGLGLADDDLRRGLGAFAASPHRGAVTTLAGRTVLDDAYNANPGSMVAAGRALLALPGGGAAVAVLGHMAELGPDAATLHRETGAALHEAGVPVLVAVGEQARPLGQGFDAAGGTAHYCASVDEAAAWVLAHTAPGDRILVKGSRSAAMERILPLLAAAEPGDPSNGN